In the Anastrepha obliqua isolate idAnaObli1 chromosome 1, idAnaObli1_1.0, whole genome shotgun sequence genome, one interval contains:
- the LOC129235924 gene encoding elongation of very long chain fatty acids protein AAEL008004, with protein sequence MSAVRMNETNTIVDRMVNFLVEHEDMRTKSWFLSNAPGPLFMILAGYLYFCLYAGPRYMRDRKPFELKNTLLVYNAVQVLLSWVLFYEGYKGGWGGHYNFRCQPVTYATDPISMRMARAVWLYYIAKLTELLDTVFFVLRKKQRQISFLHLYHHTLMPVCAFVGVKYFAGGHGTLLGFINSFIHIIMYAYYLLSAMGPKVQKYLWWKKYITILQIIQFLIIFVHTLQIQFQPTCDFPKPIAALLTFNAGLFTYMFSSFYIKNYKKEAAAKEANAAIKKD encoded by the exons ATGTCTGCTGTGCGAATGAATGAGACAAATACAATTGTCGATCGTATGGTCAACTTCCTGGTGGAACATGAGGATATGCGCACAAAGAGTTGGTTCCTCTCAAATGCGCCTGGACCGCTTTTCATGATATTAGCTGGCTATTTGTACTTCTGTTTGTATGCGGGTCCACGATACATGCGCGACCGTAAGCCATTTGAGCTGAAGAATACCCTGCTGGTGTACAACGCAGTGCAAGTGCTTTTAAGTTGGGTGCTCTTCTATGAG gGTTACAAGGGCGGCTGGGGTGGTCATTATAATTTCCGTTGCCAACCGGTGACCTACGCCACAGATCCGATATCCATGCGG ATGGCGCGTGCTGTTTGGTTGTACTACATCGCCAAACTCACTGAACTACTGGATACAGTATTCTTTGTCCTGCGTAAAAAGCAACGACAGATCTCCTTCCTGCATTT GTACCATCACACTTTGATGCCCGTTTGCGCATTCGTTGGAGTTAAATATTTCGCCG GTGGTCACGGCACGCTGCTCGGCTTTATCAACTCCTTCATTCACATCATTATGTACGCCTATTACCTGCTCTCTGCCATGGGCCCCAAGGTGCAAAAGTATCTGTGGTGGAAGAAGTACATTACCATTCTGCAAATT ATTCAATTCCTCATCATATTCGTGCACACTCTCCAAATTCAATTCCAGCCAACTTGTGATTTCCCGAAACCAATCGCCGCTTTGCTAACCTTCAACGCCGGTCTTTTTACCTACATGTTCAGCTCCTTCTACATCAAGAACTACAAAAAGGAGGCTGCAGCCAAGGAGGCCAACGCTGCCATTAAAAAGGATTGA